The genomic window AAAAACGCTAGCGGGAGCAGCCGACCGATCGGACTTATCGACATTGTGATGTCACTTTTCAGCCGCTCGTCGGTGACGATTAGAAGGCCATAATTCCGCATCTGGGGGAGTGAGGGGCACGGAGTTTGCGGTGATTGAACCCGAAAGTTTCAGACAGCTTGATTGTTATTCTGTGTCTGGTTGGTGGGGATGGTATGTTGTGATATGATTCTGGTTGCGTCTGGTTGATATAAAAGATATGGGTTGTCCCCGATGGAAAGGTTGTCTATCATTCACTATTGACATCAAGCTTCCTCCATCAATTGAACAAACAAGTTTCAACCCAATTGATCAaatcttcatcatgtcttccCTCCCCAAGACCTACAAGGCCTGTATCCTCGAAAAGGCAAACTCCCCATTCACCCTCCGCGACGTCCCTCTCAAGCAACCTTCCCGTGGTGAgatcctcgtcaaggtcctcgcCTGCGGCGTCTGCTTCTCCGATGTAGGCGTCGCAACCGGCCACATGGGCGATGTCTTCCCCCGAGTCCCCGGCCACGAGATTGTTGGCAATGTCGTCCAGATCGGCGAGGGCGTGACGGGTTTCCAGGATGGAGATCGTGTTGGTGGTCCTTGGCACGGTGGACATGATCAGACCTGTCGGCAGTGCCAGAAGGCTCAGTTCCAGATGTGCAACAACAAGGCTGTCAACGGTGTAAGCCGCGACGGAGGCTTCGCCGAGTACGTTCTTCTCCGCGCCGAAGCCGTCGTGCGCGtccccaaggagattgaTCCCGCCGATGCAGCTCCCCTACTGTGCGCCGGCGTGACCGTCTTCAACGGAATACGCAAGCTCCACGTTGAGCAGGGCGCCCTGGTTGCTGTGCAGGGTCTCGGAGGTCTCGGCCATCTCGCAGTTCAGTACGCCAACAAGATGGGCTACGAAGTCGCCGTGCTCTCCTCgggcgacgacaaggcgCAATTTGCAAAGGAGCTCGGAGCCAGCCATTATATCAACACAAAGAAGTCGGATGTGGCAGCTGAATTGAACAAGCTCGGTGGAGCCTCCATCATTGTCCAGACGGCACCCAaccccaaggccatcacTCCTCTTGTCGCAGCTCTCGCGCCCGAGGGAAAGCTACTGAGCCTTGCACCTGTTGGACCTGTCGAGATTGACAGCGCAGCTCTTGTCACCAAGGGAGCGAGTGTGACTGGCTG from Fusarium keratoplasticum isolate Fu6.1 chromosome 10, whole genome shotgun sequence includes these protein-coding regions:
- a CDS encoding PKS-ER domain-containing protein, with protein sequence MGCPRWKGCLSFTIDIKLPPSIEQTSFNPIDQIFIMSSLPKTYKACILEKANSPFTLRDVPLKQPSRGEILVKVLACGVCFSDVGVATGHMGDVFPRVPGHEIVGNVVQIGEGVTGFQDGDRVGGPWHGGHDQTCRQCQKAQFQMCNNKAVNGVSRDGGFAEYVLLRAEAVVRVPKEIDPADAAPLLCAGVTVFNGIRKLHVEQGALVAVQGLGGLGHLAVQYANKMGYEVAVLSSGDDKAQFAKELGASHYINTKKSDVAAELNKLGGASIIVQTAPNPKAITPLVAALAPEGKLLSLAPVGPVEIDSAALVTKGASVTGWPSGHAIDSEQAIRFAMIHGVKCMIERYPFEKVQDAVDSLIAGKPRFRNVLVME